The Spodoptera frugiperda isolate SF20-4 chromosome 2, AGI-APGP_CSIRO_Sfru_2.0, whole genome shotgun sequence genome has a window encoding:
- the LOC118269404 gene encoding leucine-rich repeat-containing protein 39: protein MDYNEELIPTTVLHWNYRGFTEFPLNQLKGEEAEVTDIYLKENLLTRLPSNIGILEHLESLYVSGNDITELPREISKLRCLKCLDVSGNRLRRIPEEIAEARSLKFLILDENELTELPLRISELRRLRYLSVCDNKLRWLPQRPVFNYHHCEFRFWRNSNLKTLPYSLWYHMFRDQQTRCLNIGCLEASTQNANKRRNQCRLKLFDQDANPIEVTIEPPPQYNCILESKFHSPPSLYELSRRQFYQMINTAVRKLNPQTYSFYSEHVRENLYNEHNNNIIDLQENFHGFNLDANKNSPYDENGNDHKPMAKEEVHKKTTKAYYVPADVIKEYFNFLPNTLISDLSNGPISTCENLNCKKPIFDHVFYEFCFGEIILIDKIEDVLLSAAFCSKYCADFWKRSKNAIPWSLS from the exons ATGGATTACAATGAAGAATTGATACCAACAACAGTTCTACACTGGAATTACCGAGGGTTTACCGAATTCCCCTTAAATCAATTAAAGGGTGAAGAAGCAGAAGTGACTGATATTTACCTGAAGGAGAATCTCTTGACTCGTTTGCCAAGTAACATCGGGATTTTGGAGCATTTAGAGAGCCTCTACGTAAGCGGTAATGATATAACGGAGTTGCCTAGAGAAATATCAAAGTTGCGATGTCTCAAGTGTTTAGATGTTAGCGGGAACAGATTGAGGCGTATTCCTGAAGAGATAGCTGAAGCGAGGAGTTTAAAGTTCCTGATATTGGATGAGAATGAATTAACTGAGCTGCCGTTGAGGATTTCGGAGTTAAGACGTCTACGGTACCTATCGGTTTGTG ataataaattaagatgGCTCCCTCAACGACCAGTGTTCAACTATCACCACTGTGAATTTAGATTTTGGAGGAACTCCAACTTGAAGACTCTGCCCTACTCGTTATGGTATCACATGTTTAGAGATCAACAAACTAGATGTCTCAATATTGG ATGCTTAGAAGCCAGTACccaaaatgcaaataaaagaaGAAACCAATGCAGATTAAAACTCTTCGACCAAGATGCCAATCCAATTGAAGTGACAATAGAACCTCCCCCTCAATACAATTGTATACTAGAATCTAAGTTCCACTCCCCACCGAGCCTATACGAGCTAAGCAGAAGACAATTCTACCAAATGATCAACACTGCAGTGAGAAAACTAAACCCACAAACATATAGTTTTTATTCAGAACATGTGAGAGAAAATCTTTACAATGaacacaataataacattattgatCTCCAAGAGAACTTTCATGGATTTAATCTAGATGCAAACAAAAACAGCCCCTATGATGAGAATGGTAATGATCACAAACCCATGGCCAAAGAAGAAGTACACAAGAAAACTACAAAGGCATACTATGTACCTGCTGATGTAATTAAAGAGTATTTTAATTTCTTGCCTAATACATTGATATCGGATCTCAGTAATGGACCAATTTCAACGTGTGAAAACCTTAACTGCAAGAAGCCCATATTTGATCATGTGTTTTACGAATTTTGTTTTGG GGAAATCATCCTCATCGATAAAATTGAGGACGTCCTACTAAGTGCTGCCTTTTGTTCAAAATATTGTGCAGACTTTTGGAAAAGAAGCAAAAATGCTATTCCGTGGTCGTTGTCCTAA